The following are encoded in a window of Haliotis asinina isolate JCU_RB_2024 chromosome 14, JCU_Hal_asi_v2, whole genome shotgun sequence genomic DNA:
- the LOC137261115 gene encoding nucleobindin-2-like → MHWSVAIAAAMIFMAGLTDSKPVAQKKGPPPPHDRAVEGGSDDEPGGTNLSYDRYLREVVMALEEDPEFRKKLEESNVSDIKDGSVAKHIELVGHQVRTKLDEIKRREIYRLQELRRLQMRSMQGTKVLHYIAYHGGVGGIEVPAHLDVQNPHSFEMKDLETLIKQTTSDLEKLDEQRKEEFKEYEMEKEYEKRDKLNHLSEEERKKEEARLEEIKKQQAQHPKMHHPGSKDQFEEVWEKKDHLEEQEFNPKTFFKLHDIEDDGFWGIEEVEAVLQSELDKVYDGNTPGTDPMERFEEMNRMREHIFKEMDKNKDTRISQEEFLLYTGPHGENEEFNKDEGWKTVDEDQLFTDEEYQKFVEEHHAQPGVVNQPPEHFDPSVMQMNQGQVPLGQVPQQGQNLQYQGQPQAHDFQQQQQQFAQQQQILQHQQEQFAQQQVVQQQLAEQHAQMQQHIQQQQQQQQHVQQQQQHIQQQQQMLQQPQMGQQLNQQQAHQQQAQVPVQGQQQQVQGQVPVPNQQQQQGQGQVPVQPQQVPVQNQQPVQAQQPVQGQQPIQNQQAQQPVQGQQQQQQQAQSVQGQA, encoded by the exons GGCACAAATTTATCATATGACCGTTATCTCCGTGAAGTTGTCATGGCACTGGAGGAAGATCCAGAGTTCAGGAAGAAACTAGAAGAGTCGAATGTATCTGACATAAAG GATGGCAGTGTAGCAAAACACATAGAACTTGTTGGACATCAGGTCCGCACCAAACTGGATGAGATCAAGCGTCGTGAAATATATCGCCTGCAGGAGCTCCGTCGTTTACAGATGAGGTCGATGCAGGGTACGAAAGTCCTTCATTACATAGCCTATCATGGAG GTGTCGGAGGTATCGAGGTACCTGCCCATCTAGATGTACAGAATCCACACTCATTTGAAATGAAGGATCTGGAAACCCTCATTAAACAG ACGACGAGTGACCTTGAAAAGCTGGACGAACAGAGGAAGGAGGAGTTTAAAGAATATGAAATGGAAAAGGAATATGAGAAGAGGGACAAGTTAAATCACTTGTCAGAGGAAGAGAGGAAGAAAGAGGAAGCACGTCTGGAGGAGatcaagaaacaacaagcacagCATCCAAAAATGCACCATCCT GGAAGCAAAGATCAGTTTGAAGAGGTCTGGGAGAAGAAGGACCATTTGGAAGAACAAGAATTTAACCCAAAGACTTTCTTCAAGCTGCATG ATATTGAGGATGACGGTTTCTGGGGTATTGAAGAAGTGGAGGCAGTGTTGCAGAGTGAG CTGGATAAGGTGTATGATGGCAACACTCCTGGGACAGACCCAATGGAAAGGTTTGAGGAGATGAACAGAATGAGAGAGCATATCTTCAAAGAGATGGACAAGAACAAGGATACCCGTATCTCACAAGAAGAGTTCCTGCTGTACACTGGACCTCATGGAGAAAATGAAGAGTTCAACAAGGATGAGGGGTGGAAG ACTGTTGATGAGGACCAGCTGTTCACTGATGAGGAATATCAGAAGTTTGTGGAGGAACATCATGCTCAGCCTGGAGTGGTTAAT CAACCGCCTGAACATTTTGACCCAAGTGTGATGCAGATGAACCAAGGTCAAGTTCCTCTAGGCCAGGTGCCACAGCAAGGTCAGAATCTTCAGTATCAAGGTCAGCCTCAAGCTCATGACTtccagcagcaacagcaacaattTGCACAGCAACAACAAATCCTGCAACATCAACAGGAACAGTTTGCCCAGCAACAGGTTGTTCAGCAGCAACTTGCAGAACAGCATGCTCAGATGCAACAGCACattcaacagcagcagcaacaacagcaacatgttcagcaacaacagcaacatattcaacaacaacagcaaatgCTTCAACAACCTCAAATGGGCCAGCAGTTGAACCAACAACAGGCTCACCAACAGCAAGCTCAAGTACCAGTGCAGGGTCAACAACAGCAAGTCCAAGGTCAGGTTCCAGTTCcaaatcagcagcagcagcaaggtcaaggtcaggttCCTGTCCAGCCACAGCAAGTTCCTGTTCAGAACCAGCAACCTGTTCAAGCTCAGCAACCTGTTCAAGGACAGCAACCTATTCAGAATCAACAAGCCCAGCAACCCGTTCAAggacaacaacagcagcaacagcag GCTCAATCAGTTCAAGGTCAAGCCTAA